TCCCAAGCAGGTACATCTTCATTTCTTGGAGAAAATACTGCATCAGCAGGCATTATTCCCAATTCTTTTTGTCTTTCAAATATCTTTTCTCTCTCAACGTCCCAACCATGATCAAATTTACCTTTGTATTTGTCTATATATTTTTTAGCAACATTGAAAGGTCCATGCATAGCTCCAAATGCTACATAAGCAAAGAATGGCTCATTCTTAGATTCATCAATATATTCTAAAGTTTTATCAACTATATCTTGGCTTAAATGAT
Above is a window of Brachyspira sp. SAP_772 DNA encoding:
- a CDS encoding sulfatase-like hydrolase/transferase; the encoded protein is HLSQDIVDKTLEYIDESKNEPFFAYVAFGAMHGPFNVAKKYIDKYKGKFDHGWDVEREKIFERQKELGIMPADAVFSPRNEDVPAWDSLTDKEKAVAARHMETYAGFLEHTDEQIGRVISEMKKRGVYDNTIFVVVSDNGANYNGGRNGSLMAHANENLYVHDIDTQYNLMDEF